A genome region from Pseudorca crassidens isolate mPseCra1 chromosome 20, mPseCra1.hap1, whole genome shotgun sequence includes the following:
- the LOC137215602 gene encoding C-type lectin domain family 18 member A-like isoform X1, whose translation MLRLEPSPGLGGHRPGLLPVLLALLGMTWAEVRPLQLQEKQVPVPGALSKKESFLLLSLHNRLRSRVHPPAANMQRMDWSESLAQQAQTRAALCGAPAPSPASVPRATPQVGWNVQLLPVSSASFIHVVGLWFSEGQQYNQAAADCAPNATCTHYTQLVWATSSQLGCGRHPCSGAQAEMEAFVCAYSPGGNWEVNGKTIVPYKKGAWCSLCTASVSGCFKAWDHAGGLCEVPRNPCRMSCRNHGHLNLSTCHCHCPPGYTGRYCQVRCSVQCVHGRFREEECSCVCDVGYGGAQCATKVHFPFHTCDLRIDGDCFMVSSEADTYYGAKMKCQGKGGVLAQIESQKVQDILAFYLGRLETTNEVTNNDFETRNFWIGLTYKTAKDSFRWTTGEHQSFTSFAFGQPDNQGFGNCVELQASAAFNWNDQRCKTRNRYICQFAQEHISRWDPGP comes from the exons ATGTTGAGGCTGGAGCCctcccctgggctggggggcCACCGGCCTGGCCTCCTGCCTGTACTCTTGGCTCTCCTTGGCATGACCTGGGCAGAGGTGCGCCCACTCCAGCTACAGGAGAAGCAGGTTCCAGTGCCTGGAG CCCTGAGCAAGAAGGAGAGCTTCCTGCTCCTCTCCCTGCACAACCGCCTGCGCAGCCGGGTCCACCCCCCTGCAGCCAACATGCAGAGAATG GACTGGAGCGAGAGCCTGGCCCAACAGGCCCAGACCAGGGCAGCCCTCTGTGGCGCCCCAGCCCCAAGCCCAGCCTCTGTCCCCCGGGCTACCCCGCAAGTGGGCTGGAATGTGCAGCTGCTGCCCGTGAGCTCGGCGTCCTTCATCCACGTGGTGGGCCTGTGGTTCTCAGAGGGGCAGCAGTACAACCAGGCAGCGGCCGACTGTGCCCCCAATGCCACCTGCACCCACTACACTCAG CTCGTGTGGGCCACCTCGAGCCAGCTGGGTTGTGGGCGGCATCCCTGCTCTGGGGCCCAGGCTGAGATGGAAGCCTTTGTCTGTGCCTACTCTCCCGG AGGCAACTGGGAGGTCAACGGGAAGACCATCGTCCCCTACAAGAAGGGCGCCTGGTGTTCGCTCTGCACAGCCAGCGTCTCGGGCTGCTTCAAAGCCTGGGACCACGCAGGGGGGCTGTGTG AGGTCCCCAGGAACCCATGTCGCATGAGCTGCCGGAACCACGGACATCTCAACCTCAGCACCTGCCACTGCCACTGTCCCCCGGGTTACACAGGCAGATACTGCCAAG TGCGGTGCAGCGTGCAGTGCGTGCATGGCCGGTTCCGGGAAGAGGAGTGTTCCTGCGTCTGTGATGTTGGCTATGGGGGAGCCCAGTGTGCCA ccaaGGTGCACTTTCCCTTCCACACCTGTGACCTGAGGATCGATGGAGACTGCTTCATGGTGTCTTCAGAGGCAGACACCTATTACGGAGCCAAGATGAAATGCCAG GGAAAGGGCGGGGTGCTAGCCCAGATTGAGAGCCAGAAAGTGCAGGACATCCTCGCCTTCTACCTGGGCCGCCTGGAGACCACCAACGAGGTGACCAACAATGACTTTGAGACCAGGAACTTCTGGATCG GGCTCACCTACAAGACCGCTAAGGACTCCTTCCGCTGGACCACCGGGGAGCACCAGTCCTTCACCAGTTTTGCCTTTGGGCAGCCTGACAACCAGGG